The following DNA comes from Mycobacteroides immunogenum.
TCTTCTTGGGGTTAAACGATTGCGCGTCGCTCACATTCGTATCCGCGTACGAAGGGCGGTTCTCGTTACCGAATACGCCATGCAGCCGCGACACCGTAAATCCACCGATGCCAATTACCGCAAGTACCAGCAGCGGAATCCACAGACGCATCAAAAGCCGAAGAATCGTAAGCCTCCTCGTCTATCTCTGCATCCGGCACCATGCTCGGACATGTACATCCCAATTGCAAAACGTGGAGCACCTCTGCGGTGCTCCCCGGCCGTTAAAGATTAGACCATGCATGAGAGTCGCGTATGTACCCGTTGCAGACCCGATATTCATTGATTAGCACGCTATTTGGGATACAAGCGTGTACAGATTTACTGCACAGAAACGCGAGCAACGCTCGCGGGCTGATTTCCTATTTCCCAAGAATGGGTGAACGGATGGCTAATCAGCAGCTGGGACGCCTCTTTATGACCTCGCGGCCCCAGAAGCCATCCGAGTGACGCCGGTCATAGCGAGAAGCCGCCGAGCCAAACGTGTTCGCCGGTTGGCCCATCCCCGGTGCCGCCAGAAAGCAAACCAGCTTGATCGCTCGGTGACATCCGGCCCACCCTCGGTAACAACGCGGATGATCCTGGGCAGATCTTCTCCTTGCCAAGACTGCGAAGATGCAGTTCGCAAGGCGCGTACGCTGACCAGGTGTCCAAAACGTACGTTGGAGGGCGCCTTCGTCAACTCCGGAGTGAGCGCGGGTTCAGCCAGGCCGCGCTGGCCCAGATGCTGGAGATCTCGCCGAGTTATCTCAATCAGATCGAACATGACGTCCGACCGCTGACCGTTGCCGTACTCCTGCGCATCACCGAGGTCTTCGGTGTGGACGCCACGTTCTTCTCTTCCCAGGACGACAGCCGCCTCATCGCCGAGCTACGCGAGGTAGTCCAGGACAAAGACCTCGATATCGACGTGGACCCGGCCGAGATCGCCGATGTGGTGGCCGGACATCCCGCGCTGGCCCGTGCCATGGTCAACCTGCACCGGCGCTATCGAATCACGACGACGCAATTGGCGGCAGCGACCGAGGATCGCTACACCGATGGCAGCGGCAGCGGCTCCATCACGATGCCGCATGAAGAGGTACGCGACTACTTCTATCAACGCCACAACTATCTCCATGAGCTCGACACCGCCGCCGAAGACCTGACTGTTCGTATGCGCATGCACCGGGCCGACCTCGCCCGCGAGATCGCCGGCCGGCTCACCGAGGTGCACGGCATACAGATCGCCCGCCGCATCGACCTGGGCGACAGCGTCTTGCACAAGTACGATCCGACGACCAAAACGCTGGAAATCAGTAATCACCTGTCCGGTGGCCAACAGGTTTTCAAGCTGGCCGCCGAGCTGGCCTACCTGGAGTACGGCGATCTCATCGACACCATGGTCGATGACGGCAAGTTCACCTCGGAGGAATCGCGCAAGCTGGCGCGGCTGGGCCTGGCCAACTACTTCGCCGCCGCCACGGTCCTTCCCTACCGCCAGTTCCACGGCGTGGCCGAGGACTTCCAGTACGACATCGAACGGCTCTCGGCCTTCTATTCGGTGAGCTACGAGACCATCTGTCACCGGCTCTCGACGCTTCAGCGCCCGTCGATGCGCGGCGTCCCCTTCTCGTTCGTCCGGGTAGATCGCGCCGGGAACATGTCAAAACGGCAGTCGGCGACTGGTTTTCATTTTTCCTCCAGCGGCGGCACCTGCCCCCTGTGGAACGTGTACGAGACCTTCGGCAATCCGGGCAAGATCCTGGTTCAGGTGGCGCAGATGCCCGACGGGCGCAACTATCTCTGGGTCGCGCGCACCGTCGAGCGGCGTGCGTCGCGCTACGGCCAGCCCGGTAAGACATTCGCGATCGGGCTGGGTTGCGAGCTGCGGCATGCGCACCGGCTGGTCTATTCGCAGGGCCTGGACCTGTCCTCAGAGGGTGCGACGACGCCGATCGGCGTGGGTTGCCGCGTCTGCGAGCGGGACAACTGTCCCCAGCGCGCCTTCCCCGCGCTCGGCCGGGCGCTCGACCTGGACGAGCATCGCAGTACGGTGTCGCCATACCTCGTTCTGCAGGAAGGAGCTCACCCGTGAGCAGTGGCCGTATTCCGTCAGGTGGTCTGCGCGAACTCGGACCGATCAACTGGGTGATCGCCAAGGGCATGGCACGGGCGGTAAACGCCCCGGAGATGCATCTGGCGACCACGCTCGGGCAGACGGGTCCCAGGTTCTGGCCGTGGCTCGCCTACTCCGGTGCCATCCTGCGGGGCACCAAACTCTCCACCCGCGACACCGAGGTGGTCATCCTGCGCGTGGCCCACGTACGCGAGTGTGAATACGAACTGCAGCACCACACCCGCATCGCCAAGTCGGCCGGTATCGAGCCGGCGCATCAAGAGCGGATTTTCGCCGGTGCCAACGCCGAGGGACTCTCCGACAAGGAACGGGCCCTCATCACGGGTGTCGACGAGATCCTTAACACCAGAACACTTTCCGATGAGGCGTGGGAGGGGCTGTCGAAGTTCCTGGACCGCCGCCAGCTGATCGGATTCTGCCTGCTGACCACTCAGTACGACGGACTGGCCGCCACCATGTCATCGCTGCGGATCCCGCTGGATCACTAGTCATCGAACCAACCCTCGCCAGCTCAGTCCAGGCGGGCGAGATGTTCGGCGCTGTACCGCTCCCCCGTCGCCGGCGTAAGACTCTCCAGACGCGCCAGGTGCTCCGGTAGCAATTCGATATCCACCGCGTCGGCGTTCTCGTCGACACGCGAGGCCTTCGTGGTCCCCGGTATCGGCACAACGTCGTCACCACGAGCGAGC
Coding sequences within:
- the ramB gene encoding acetate metabolism transcriptional regulator RamB; translation: MSKTYVGGRLRQLRSERGFSQAALAQMLEISPSYLNQIEHDVRPLTVAVLLRITEVFGVDATFFSSQDDSRLIAELREVVQDKDLDIDVDPAEIADVVAGHPALARAMVNLHRRYRITTTQLAAATEDRYTDGSGSGSITMPHEEVRDYFYQRHNYLHELDTAAEDLTVRMRMHRADLAREIAGRLTEVHGIQIARRIDLGDSVLHKYDPTTKTLEISNHLSGGQQVFKLAAELAYLEYGDLIDTMVDDGKFTSEESRKLARLGLANYFAAATVLPYRQFHGVAEDFQYDIERLSAFYSVSYETICHRLSTLQRPSMRGVPFSFVRVDRAGNMSKRQSATGFHFSSSGGTCPLWNVYETFGNPGKILVQVAQMPDGRNYLWVARTVERRASRYGQPGKTFAIGLGCELRHAHRLVYSQGLDLSSEGATTPIGVGCRVCERDNCPQRAFPALGRALDLDEHRSTVSPYLVLQEGAHP
- a CDS encoding carboxymuconolactone decarboxylase family protein, coding for MSSGRIPSGGLRELGPINWVIAKGMARAVNAPEMHLATTLGQTGPRFWPWLAYSGAILRGTKLSTRDTEVVILRVAHVRECEYELQHHTRIAKSAGIEPAHQERIFAGANAEGLSDKERALITGVDEILNTRTLSDEAWEGLSKFLDRRQLIGFCLLTTQYDGLAATMSSLRIPLDH